In Desulfovibrio legallii, one DNA window encodes the following:
- the tsaD gene encoding tRNA (adenosine(37)-N6)-threonylcarbamoyltransferase complex transferase subunit TsaD → MLCLGIESSCDETALALVEDGRLLDAVLASQADVHALFGGVVPELASREHCRYMGPLLDVLLRRSGRRAAELDLVAAARGPGLLGSLLVGVAFAKGLALGLGTRFLGVNHLHAHLLAAGLEETLPFPALGLLVSGGHTHLYRMEAPWKLIPLGRTLDDAAGEAFDKVGKILGLAYPGGRLLDALAQEGRADPRLFPRPYLDNDNLDFSFSGLKTAVATYAATRLNDLTWPRPLVCTADAPQALKDCCASFNLAVVETLCAKAERALDRHPDLHALVLAGGVAANSLLRERVRDLMRRRGGAALAPGPGLCTDNAAMIAYAGWLLGREGFCHDLRMEAIPRGKALPADMLRAARAGGAWQGDRAGTIPEPNTPK, encoded by the coding sequence ATGTTGTGCCTTGGCATAGAAAGTTCGTGCGACGAAACGGCGCTGGCGCTGGTGGAAGACGGCCGACTGCTGGACGCCGTGCTGGCGAGCCAGGCGGACGTGCACGCCCTGTTCGGCGGAGTGGTGCCGGAGCTGGCCTCGCGGGAGCACTGCCGGTACATGGGCCCTTTGCTGGACGTCCTGCTGCGGCGCAGCGGGCGGCGCGCCGCGGAGCTGGACCTGGTGGCCGCGGCGCGGGGGCCGGGGCTTCTGGGCAGCCTGCTGGTGGGCGTGGCCTTTGCCAAGGGGCTCGCCTTGGGGCTGGGCACGCGCTTTCTGGGGGTCAACCATCTGCACGCGCATCTGCTGGCGGCCGGGTTGGAGGAAACGCTGCCTTTTCCCGCGCTGGGGCTGCTGGTTTCCGGCGGGCATACCCATCTGTACCGCATGGAGGCCCCGTGGAAGCTGATTCCCCTGGGCCGCACGCTGGACGACGCGGCGGGCGAAGCCTTTGACAAGGTGGGGAAGATCCTCGGGCTGGCGTACCCCGGCGGCCGTCTGCTGGACGCCTTGGCCCAGGAGGGCAGGGCGGATCCGCGGCTCTTTCCGCGGCCGTATCTGGATAACGACAACCTGGATTTCAGTTTCAGCGGCCTGAAAACCGCTGTGGCAACCTACGCGGCGACGCGCCTGAACGATCTGACCTGGCCGCGGCCTTTGGTTTGCACGGCGGACGCGCCCCAGGCCCTGAAAGACTGCTGCGCCTCCTTCAACCTTGCGGTAGTGGAGACCCTTTGCGCCAAGGCGGAGCGCGCCCTGGACCGGCACCCGGACCTGCATGCTCTGGTGCTGGCGGGCGGCGTGGCGGCCAACAGCCTGCTGCGCGAGCGCGTGCGGGATCTCATGCGGCGGCGGGGGGGCGCGGCGCTGGCGCCAGGGCCTGGGCTGTGCACGGATAATGCCGCCATGATTGCCTATGCGGGCTGGCTTTTGGGAAGGGAAGGCTTTTGCCACGACCTGCGCATGGAGGCCATCCCGCGCGGCAAGGCCCTGCCGGCCGACATGCTGCGGGCGGCGCGCGCCGGAGGGGCCTGGCAAGGCGACCGGGCCGGAACAATACCGGAGCCGAACACTCCGAAATAG